One Solirubrobacter pauli DNA segment encodes these proteins:
- a CDS encoding response regulator, producing the protein MRIVIAEDQALLREGIVALLREKGFDVVAQAEDGPGLLRVLSGHKPDLAIVDVRLPPTFTDEGIRAALEARAKYPGLGVLILSAYVEPVYTAELLDSGGEGGVGYLLKERVGDVKAFVAAVENVARGGTALDREVVSELVRRRDPDGTDGALGALTPREREVLGLMAEGRTNTAIARALVVTPGAVEKHISNIFSKLDLPASDEDHRRVLAVLAFLRTG; encoded by the coding sequence GTGCGAATAGTCATCGCGGAGGACCAAGCACTCCTGCGGGAGGGCATCGTCGCCCTCCTCCGCGAGAAAGGGTTCGACGTGGTCGCGCAAGCCGAGGACGGCCCCGGGTTGCTGCGCGTGTTGAGTGGACATAAGCCGGACCTCGCGATCGTCGACGTCCGGCTTCCGCCGACCTTCACCGACGAGGGCATCAGAGCGGCATTGGAGGCCCGGGCCAAGTACCCGGGCCTCGGCGTGTTGATCCTGTCCGCCTACGTCGAGCCGGTCTACACCGCCGAGCTGCTCGACTCCGGCGGGGAGGGGGGAGTGGGGTACCTGCTCAAGGAGCGGGTGGGGGACGTGAAGGCGTTCGTCGCCGCGGTGGAGAACGTGGCGCGAGGCGGCACGGCGCTCGATCGCGAGGTCGTGTCGGAGCTGGTCCGGCGAAGAGACCCCGACGGCACCGACGGCGCGCTGGGCGCGCTCACGCCGCGCGAGCGCGAGGTCCTGGGCCTGATGGCCGAGGGCCGGACGAACACCGCGATCGCCCGCGCGCTCGTGGTCACGCCCGGCGCCGTGGAGAAGCACATCTCCAACATCTTCAGCAAGTTGGACCTGCCCGCCAGTGACGAGGACCACCGGCGGGTCTTGGCCGTTCTGGCGTTCCTGCGCACGGGGTAG
- a CDS encoding sensor domain-containing protein encodes MLPAFDRTARDAAYLTCTLLTSIVAFVVWVTALTLSLTFGILIVGLPVILGSVGVMRWTAELDRQNAQLVFGRPVRGHYRSHRAPGLFTRVFRTLADPQVWRDFAWLITHSVVGFAFGVIAVSLVLSTLSLAVLPAWYWAIPGGYDIGIINVDHLFEAFATSLLAVPLAFITVWVLRGMAKFHASLAVELLGRRRY; translated from the coding sequence ATGCTTCCCGCCTTCGATCGCACGGCCCGTGACGCGGCCTACCTGACCTGCACGCTGCTCACCTCGATCGTCGCGTTCGTGGTCTGGGTGACGGCCCTCACGCTGTCCCTGACGTTCGGCATCCTGATCGTCGGCCTGCCGGTCATCCTCGGCTCCGTGGGGGTCATGCGCTGGACCGCCGAGCTCGATCGCCAGAACGCCCAGCTCGTCTTCGGTCGTCCCGTCCGCGGGCACTACCGCTCGCACCGCGCGCCCGGCCTGTTCACGCGCGTGTTCAGGACCCTGGCGGACCCGCAGGTGTGGCGGGACTTCGCGTGGCTGATCACGCACTCGGTGGTCGGCTTCGCGTTCGGCGTGATCGCCGTCTCGCTCGTGCTCAGCACGCTGTCGCTGGCCGTGCTGCCCGCCTGGTACTGGGCCATCCCGGGCGGCTACGACATCGGGATCATCAACGTCGACCACCTCTTCGAGGCGTTCGCGACCTCGCTCCTGGCCGTCCCGCTCGCGTTCATCACCGTGTGGGTGCTGCGGGGGATGGCCAAGTTCCATGCCTCGCTGGCCGTCGAGCTGCTCGGCCGCCGGCGCTACTGA
- a CDS encoding TetR/AcrR family transcriptional regulator, which yields MTQPLTSERILAAAEDVLRRHGPQKANVVDVARALGVSHGAVYRHFASKQALREAVTRRWLHEFHTILEPIDEPRAWIRALSAAKRGTARVDPELFATYSALCDEQSAVVDEHVAWMVGQLEAMVGDKGRPLLQATTRFHHPAHVHEWSDPEIEHDLERVLDLVLPPAQ from the coding sequence ATGACGCAGCCGCTGACTTCCGAGCGCATCCTCGCGGCGGCGGAGGACGTCCTCCGCCGCCACGGCCCTCAGAAGGCCAACGTCGTCGACGTCGCGCGGGCGCTCGGTGTCAGCCACGGTGCCGTCTACCGCCACTTCGCGTCCAAGCAGGCCCTGCGCGAAGCGGTCACGCGGCGGTGGTTGCACGAGTTCCACACGATCCTCGAGCCGATCGACGAGCCGCGCGCGTGGATCCGCGCGCTGTCGGCCGCCAAGCGCGGCACGGCGCGCGTAGACCCGGAGCTGTTCGCCACCTACAGCGCGCTCTGCGACGAGCAGAGCGCGGTGGTCGACGAGCACGTGGCGTGGATGGTCGGCCAGCTCGAGGCGATGGTCGGCGACAAGGGCCGCCCATTGCTGCAGGCCACGACCCGCTTCCACCACCCCGCGCACGTCCACGAGTGGAGCGACCCGGAGATCGAGCACGACCTCGAGCGGGTGCTCGACCTCGTGCTCCCGCCCGCTCAGTAG
- a CDS encoding aldo/keto reductase, protein MTTRQLGTTGPTVSALGLGAMGMSDLYGPADRAESIATIHAALDAGITLIDTGDFYGMGHNELLIREALADRDRDQVTISVKFGALRDADGGWNGYDGRPQAVKNFLAYSLSRLGTDHVDIYRLARTDPNVPIEETVGAIKELIEAGHVRHVGLSESSADVIRRAATVTEISDLQIEYSLISRGIEAEILPTTREHGIGVTAYGVLSRGLLSGHWSKDRDVSKDFRGVSPRFQGENLDHNLKLVEALREAAAEAGATPAQAAIAWALSRGEDIVPLIGARRRERLTEALEALTLDVDIAKIEAAVPEDSAAGERYPAAQMAHLPA, encoded by the coding sequence ATGACCACTCGCCAACTCGGGACGACCGGTCCCACCGTCTCCGCCCTCGGCCTCGGCGCGATGGGCATGTCCGACCTCTACGGCCCGGCCGACCGCGCCGAGTCGATCGCCACGATCCACGCCGCCCTCGACGCCGGCATCACGCTCATCGACACGGGCGACTTCTACGGGATGGGCCACAACGAGCTGCTGATCCGCGAGGCGCTCGCGGACCGGGACCGCGACCAGGTGACGATCAGCGTCAAGTTCGGCGCGCTGCGCGACGCCGACGGCGGTTGGAACGGCTACGACGGCCGCCCGCAGGCGGTCAAGAACTTCCTCGCGTACAGCCTCAGCCGGCTCGGCACGGACCACGTGGACATCTATCGGCTCGCCCGCACCGACCCCAACGTGCCGATCGAGGAGACGGTCGGCGCGATCAAGGAGCTGATCGAGGCGGGTCACGTCCGCCACGTCGGCCTGTCGGAGTCCAGCGCGGACGTCATCCGGCGCGCCGCCACGGTCACGGAGATCTCCGACCTGCAGATCGAGTACAGCCTGATCAGCCGCGGGATCGAGGCCGAGATCCTCCCCACCACCCGCGAGCACGGAATCGGCGTCACCGCCTACGGGGTCCTGAGCCGCGGCCTGCTGTCCGGCCACTGGAGCAAGGATCGCGACGTCTCCAAGGACTTCCGCGGCGTCAGCCCGCGCTTCCAGGGCGAGAACCTCGACCACAACTTGAAGCTCGTCGAGGCGCTGCGCGAAGCGGCGGCCGAGGCCGGCGCCACCCCTGCCCAGGCCGCGATTGCGTGGGCGCTCTCACGCGGCGAGGACATCGTGCCGCTGATCGGCGCGCGCCGCCGCGAGCGCCTCACCGAGGCCCTCGAGGCGCTGACGCTGGACGTCGACATCGCCAAGATCGAGGCCGCCGTGCCCGAGGACTCCGCGGCCGGGGAGCGCTATCCGGCCGCCCAGATGGCACATTTGCCGGCATGA
- a CDS encoding RES family NAD+ phosphorylase: MVTPLRDPPAYLPDDPPKRTWPESEPMLRVYHEHPTRDGLAPRTFGPLARFDPHVRDRHQRPREDPNGRGVLYLARDLETALAEAFPGQWPEVRVCPQARASWLRPTKPIRMLDLTGNGAMAIGAVGTIAWGDEPRRRTQRWGRRIYEQFPMLDGIFYNGAHQGGESVALWDRAPALELQPGGDSQLWAIWPHVVVALAKQGRYPRRIDACPTCLRYKFT, encoded by the coding sequence GTGGTAACGCCGCTCCGCGATCCTCCGGCGTACCTGCCGGACGATCCGCCGAAGCGCACCTGGCCCGAGTCCGAGCCGATGCTGCGCGTCTATCACGAGCATCCGACCCGCGACGGCCTCGCGCCGCGCACGTTCGGGCCGCTGGCCCGGTTCGACCCGCACGTCCGTGATCGCCATCAACGCCCGCGCGAGGACCCGAACGGGCGCGGTGTCCTGTACCTGGCGCGGGACCTGGAGACCGCGCTCGCCGAGGCGTTCCCGGGTCAGTGGCCGGAGGTCCGCGTCTGCCCGCAGGCGCGCGCGAGCTGGCTGCGGCCGACCAAGCCGATCCGGATGCTGGACCTGACCGGCAACGGCGCGATGGCGATCGGCGCGGTCGGCACGATCGCCTGGGGCGACGAACCGCGGCGGCGCACGCAGCGCTGGGGTCGCCGGATCTACGAGCAGTTCCCGATGCTCGACGGGATCTTCTACAACGGCGCGCACCAGGGCGGCGAGTCGGTCGCGCTGTGGGACCGCGCGCCGGCGCTCGAGCTGCAGCCGGGTGGCGACAGCCAGCTGTGGGCGATCTGGCCGCACGTGGTCGTCGCACTGGCCAAGCAGGGCCGGTATCCGCGGCGGATCGACGCCTGTCCGACCTGTCTCCGTTACAAGTTCACATAA
- a CDS encoding DNA-binding protein, with the protein MAAIRTPEADRLAAELAKRLGDKPLTARELAAQLVATDSPAELLDAFDDALARAADIEEQPLDEALWGPAPTAQALAQARRVKQRAQDEALVGVLAEALSRAQAAAVLGISPQAVSKRHAGGALVALSRGRELYFPAWQFADGAALPGLADVIAAYPGSPLALSTWAVTSNADLDRATPAQMLARRGGVERVLEAIEAISAAAW; encoded by the coding sequence ATGGCCGCCATCCGCACGCCCGAAGCCGACCGCCTCGCCGCCGAGCTGGCCAAGCGTCTCGGCGACAAGCCGCTGACGGCGCGCGAGCTCGCCGCCCAGCTCGTCGCCACCGATAGCCCGGCGGAGCTGCTCGACGCGTTCGACGACGCGCTCGCGCGTGCGGCGGACATCGAGGAGCAGCCGCTCGACGAGGCGCTGTGGGGCCCGGCGCCGACGGCCCAGGCGCTCGCGCAGGCGCGGCGCGTCAAGCAGCGCGCCCAGGACGAGGCGCTCGTCGGCGTGCTGGCCGAGGCGCTCTCGCGGGCGCAGGCGGCCGCGGTGCTCGGCATCAGCCCGCAGGCGGTGTCCAAGCGCCATGCCGGCGGCGCACTGGTCGCGCTCTCACGCGGGCGCGAGTTGTACTTCCCGGCGTGGCAGTTCGCCGACGGCGCCGCGCTGCCCGGTCTCGCGGACGTGATCGCCGCCTATCCGGGCAGTCCGCTGGCGTTGTCCACCTGGGCCGTGACGTCGAACGCCGACCTCGACCGCGCGACGCCCGCGCAGATGCTCGCCCGCCGTGGCGGCGTCGAGCGGGTGCTCGAGGCGATCGAAGCCATCAGCGCGGCCGCGTGGTAA
- a CDS encoding S8 family serine peptidase, whose product MRTPLALLIAAILLFPATAHAWIPDDKGIGGFGWQADQWNFLPGTGVDAPRAWDNLFAAGRPGGKGVTIAVLDSGVAYETRGRFKKSPDLKKIRFAKGYDFCARTSSGINACEGRDPYPNDDYGHGTHVISTIAESTNNGVALTGLAYGATIIPVKVLNSRGEGDEDTITAGIRYAVKQGAQIINLSFEFGSATTSATQVPRIAAAVRYARANNVTVVAASGNGELQRVGYPAALPGVISVGAVTEHGCLAEYSNHGPGLDVVAPGGGKDAALPDQPQCTPNGPQGRPIYQLTLTNKRRQTFGYPTDYIGTSMATPHVSATAALIIASGVLGPKPTPDQIEQRLKATARDLGTPGPDELYGAGLIDAGAATAR is encoded by the coding sequence GTGCGCACACCTCTCGCCCTCCTCATCGCGGCGATCCTGCTCTTCCCCGCGACCGCGCACGCGTGGATCCCGGACGACAAGGGCATCGGCGGGTTCGGCTGGCAGGCCGACCAGTGGAACTTCCTCCCGGGCACGGGCGTCGACGCGCCGCGTGCGTGGGACAACCTGTTCGCGGCGGGCCGGCCGGGTGGCAAGGGCGTGACGATCGCGGTGCTCGACAGCGGCGTCGCCTATGAGACGCGCGGGCGCTTCAAGAAGTCGCCGGACCTGAAGAAGATCCGCTTCGCGAAGGGCTACGACTTCTGCGCGCGCACGAGCAGCGGCATCAACGCGTGCGAGGGTCGCGACCCGTACCCGAACGACGACTACGGCCACGGAACGCACGTGATCAGCACGATCGCGGAGTCCACCAACAACGGCGTCGCCCTCACCGGCCTCGCCTACGGCGCGACGATCATCCCGGTCAAGGTCCTCAACTCCCGCGGCGAGGGCGACGAGGACACGATCACCGCCGGCATCCGCTACGCCGTCAAGCAGGGCGCGCAGATCATCAACCTGTCGTTCGAGTTCGGCTCGGCGACCACGTCGGCGACGCAGGTCCCGCGGATCGCCGCCGCCGTCCGCTACGCGCGCGCCAACAACGTGACGGTCGTCGCCGCGTCCGGCAACGGCGAGCTCCAGCGCGTCGGCTACCCCGCCGCGCTCCCGGGCGTCATCAGCGTCGGCGCCGTCACCGAGCACGGCTGCCTCGCCGAGTACTCCAACCACGGCCCCGGCCTGGACGTCGTCGCGCCCGGCGGCGGCAAGGACGCGGCGCTGCCCGACCAGCCGCAGTGCACGCCGAACGGCCCGCAGGGCCGCCCGATCTACCAGCTCACGCTCACCAACAAGCGGCGCCAGACCTTCGGCTACCCGACGGACTACATCGGCACCTCGATGGCCACACCGCACGTCTCGGCCACCGCCGCGCTGATCATCGCGTCCGGCGTCCTCGGGCCGAAGCCGACGCCCGACCAGATCGAGCAGCGCCTGAAGGCCACCGCGCGCGACCTCGGCACGCCCGGCCCGGACGAGCTCTACGGCGCGGGCCTGATCGACGCGGGCGCCGCTACCGCGCGTTAG
- a CDS encoding Uma2 family endonuclease — translation MADVAVDPVDIHRLTADEYHLERDGDRPYHAATAALVVEVAVSSQTRDLKIKPRLYAAAGAPVYWVIDLDGGRAVQHSEPSGDTYGRVEIVNELTAPHLGVRIAVADVLANAR, via the coding sequence ATGGCCGACGTGGCCGTCGATCCCGTCGATATCCACCGCCTCACGGCGGACGAGTACCACCTCGAGCGTGACGGTGATCGTCCGTATCACGCCGCTACGGCCGCGCTGGTGGTGGAAGTCGCCGTCTCATCCCAGACGCGGGACTTGAAGATCAAGCCTCGGCTCTACGCCGCGGCCGGCGCGCCCGTCTACTGGGTCATCGACCTTGATGGCGGCCGTGCCGTCCAGCATTCGGAGCCGTCGGGCGATACGTACGGCCGTGTCGAGATCGTCAACGAGCTCACCGCGCCACACCTGGGCGTGAGGATCGCGGTCGCCGACGTGCTGGCTAACGCGCGGTAG
- a CDS encoding metal-sensitive transcriptional regulator, whose amino-acid sequence MAERGYTATKDQLNTRLARIEGQVRGVARMVEDDRYCIDVLTQISAIQAALDKVALGLLDSHTRHCLVGGASEEASADELMAAVGRLMRRG is encoded by the coding sequence ATGGCCGAACGCGGCTACACCGCCACCAAAGATCAGTTGAACACGCGGCTCGCGCGGATCGAGGGTCAGGTCCGCGGCGTCGCCCGCATGGTCGAAGACGACCGCTACTGCATCGACGTCCTGACGCAGATCAGCGCCATCCAGGCAGCCTTGGACAAGGTCGCCCTCGGGCTGCTCGACAGCCACACGCGTCACTGCCTGGTGGGCGGCGCCTCCGAGGAGGCGTCCGCCGACGAGCTCATGGCCGCGGTCGGCCGGCTCATGCGCCGCGGGTGA
- a CDS encoding acetoacetate decarboxylase family protein, with the protein MPHPPAPWQLNGELVIVPAFTAGRQVGGVMLADYTSGTLVYRELIVFSHATTKGMVVSHIYVDDPQSMSGGHEIWGLPKELATFTYERSSFTARQGDTTLLQAKVRRRPGFLPIVIPTPITSSAGQTIGRARIKAAPALVELQIPATSPFAYLGLAGRHVALAGDDLRLHMPPPS; encoded by the coding sequence GTGCCGCATCCTCCCGCGCCCTGGCAGCTCAACGGTGAGCTCGTCATCGTGCCCGCCTTCACCGCGGGCCGGCAGGTCGGCGGCGTCATGCTCGCCGACTACACGAGCGGCACGCTCGTCTACCGCGAGCTGATCGTCTTCAGCCACGCGACCACGAAGGGGATGGTCGTCAGCCACATCTACGTCGACGACCCGCAGTCGATGAGCGGCGGGCACGAGATCTGGGGCCTGCCGAAGGAGCTGGCGACGTTCACCTACGAGCGCTCGTCGTTCACCGCCCGCCAGGGCGACACCACGCTCCTGCAGGCGAAGGTCCGCCGCCGCCCGGGGTTCCTCCCGATCGTGATCCCGACGCCGATCACGAGCAGCGCCGGCCAGACGATCGGCCGCGCGCGGATCAAGGCGGCGCCGGCCCTGGTGGAGCTGCAGATCCCGGCCACCAGCCCGTTCGCGTACCTCGGCCTCGCCGGTCGCCATGTCGCGCTCGCCGGGGACGACCTGCGGCTGCACATGCCACCGCCCTCCTAG
- a CDS encoding co-chaperone GroES codes for MRHFLRPLFDRVVVKELEPDRIRQSGLLVPAGTHEPPPQHGIVLAIGPGLDWWEGAGIGMPVKPGDHVVFPASAGAWVEVDEERLLVCRVGELLGVLDEVPDEVPA; via the coding sequence GTGCGCCACTTCCTGCGTCCCCTCTTCGACCGCGTCGTCGTCAAGGAACTCGAGCCCGACCGCATCCGCCAGTCCGGCCTGCTCGTCCCCGCCGGGACGCACGAGCCGCCGCCCCAGCACGGGATCGTGCTGGCGATCGGCCCTGGCCTGGACTGGTGGGAGGGGGCGGGCATCGGGATGCCGGTCAAGCCCGGCGACCACGTCGTCTTCCCCGCCAGCGCGGGCGCGTGGGTGGAGGTCGACGAGGAGCGCCTGCTCGTGTGCCGCGTCGGCGAGCTGCTCGGCGTCCTCGACGAGGTCCCGGACGAGGTACCCGCATGA
- a CDS encoding dodecin produces MSDHVYKSVEITGTSPDGVQPAIDRALSKAGETLRNIDWFEVTEIRGALVEGATHYQVTLKIGFRLEDS; encoded by the coding sequence ATGAGCGACCACGTCTACAAGAGCGTCGAGATCACGGGCACCTCGCCCGACGGCGTCCAGCCCGCCATCGACCGCGCGCTGTCGAAGGCCGGCGAGACGCTGCGCAACATCGACTGGTTCGAGGTCACCGAGATCCGCGGCGCGCTCGTCGAGGGCGCCACGCACTACCAGGTGACGCTCAAGATCGGCTTCCGTCTCGAGGACTCCTAG
- the nudC gene encoding NAD(+) diphosphatase, producing MQNAFTGAALDRVGDSRRRDEAWLAAQLEHPGARAVVAGDRGFRIADGRLELVALSELNGGQTPLLLGLDEAGPVFAFDEEPARDGRVPMVGSGGVRGEPPVNASGDRVPLRQAAARLSRADGGLAAYTAALLNWHRRHRYCSACGHASDLTEGGLTRVCPNCGTEHHPRTDPVVIMLVEDGDRLLLGRQAAWPTGRYSALAGFVEPGESLEEAVAREVLEEAGVRVGTVSYISSQPWPFPASLMLGFTATYEGGEPTIGDEELQDVRWFTRSELEHAAAQAESDNWGSPGDPGGELALPPRLAIARRLIEHWLAD from the coding sequence TTGCAGAACGCCTTCACGGGAGCCGCGCTCGACCGCGTCGGCGATTCCCGCCGCCGTGACGAAGCCTGGCTGGCCGCCCAGCTCGAGCATCCTGGCGCCCGCGCGGTCGTCGCGGGCGATCGGGGGTTCCGGATCGCCGACGGGCGCCTCGAGCTCGTCGCGCTGAGCGAGCTCAACGGCGGTCAGACGCCGCTCCTGCTCGGCCTGGACGAGGCCGGCCCCGTGTTCGCGTTCGACGAGGAGCCGGCGCGCGACGGCCGCGTGCCGATGGTCGGCAGCGGCGGCGTGCGCGGCGAGCCGCCCGTGAACGCGTCCGGCGACCGCGTGCCGCTACGCCAAGCCGCCGCCCGGCTCTCGCGGGCCGACGGCGGGCTGGCCGCCTACACGGCCGCGCTGCTGAACTGGCACCGCCGGCACCGCTACTGCAGCGCGTGCGGGCACGCGTCCGACCTCACCGAGGGCGGGCTGACGCGGGTGTGCCCGAACTGCGGCACCGAGCACCACCCGCGCACCGACCCGGTGGTGATCATGCTCGTCGAGGACGGCGACCGGCTGCTGCTGGGCCGCCAGGCCGCGTGGCCGACCGGGCGCTACTCGGCGCTCGCGGGCTTCGTCGAGCCGGGCGAGTCGCTGGAGGAGGCCGTCGCGCGCGAGGTGCTCGAGGAGGCCGGTGTCCGCGTCGGGACCGTCTCGTACATCTCCTCGCAGCCGTGGCCGTTCCCCGCGAGCCTGATGCTCGGCTTCACCGCGACCTACGAGGGCGGCGAGCCGACCATCGGCGACGAGGAGCTGCAGGATGTGCGCTGGTTCACGCGTTCCGAGCTCGAGCACGCCGCCGCGCAGGCCGAATCGGACAACTGGGGCAGCCCGGGAGATCCGGGCGGCGAGCTGGCGCTTCCTCCCCGTCTGGCGATCGCCCGACGTCTGATCGAGCACTGGCTCGCCGACTGA
- a CDS encoding glycosyltransferase, with protein MRFLFASTRGAAHIAPLVPFALACKRAGHEVLLAAPHAAWEHVARAGLPFAGFDLPPDELLDPVWARVQASRDPDEQNRIVRGELFGGLYADHAFPGLLALARRMRPDVLLHETEEHATARVGALLGLPVWRVECYLGAAVASAEPFLTLSPASFDPRPNAIRFRVRPRREAVLHDWWAGSRAPLVYLSFGSTAAGNGFYPDLYREAAEALGGLDVRVLMTLGTEVDPTALGPVPANVHVERWVPQSAVMPEAAVMIGHGGSSSTLGAMAAGVPLAALPLYADQPQNAARVAELGAGLALDGADGLAEAVSTLIGDPFYRDHARLVADEIARHTLVDDAPLFLRREAVAA; from the coding sequence ATGCGCTTTCTCTTCGCCAGCACGCGCGGCGCCGCTCACATCGCGCCGCTGGTCCCGTTCGCGCTCGCCTGCAAGCGGGCCGGTCACGAGGTCCTGCTCGCCGCCCCGCACGCCGCGTGGGAGCACGTGGCCCGCGCGGGGCTCCCGTTCGCGGGCTTCGACCTCCCGCCGGACGAGCTGCTCGACCCCGTCTGGGCGCGCGTGCAGGCAAGCCGCGACCCGGACGAGCAGAACCGGATCGTGCGCGGGGAGCTCTTCGGAGGCCTGTACGCCGACCACGCCTTCCCGGGACTGCTGGCGCTGGCCCGGCGGATGCGGCCGGACGTGCTGCTGCACGAGACCGAGGAGCACGCGACGGCTCGGGTCGGGGCGCTGCTCGGGTTGCCCGTGTGGCGCGTCGAGTGCTATCTGGGCGCGGCGGTCGCGAGCGCGGAGCCGTTCCTCACGCTGTCGCCGGCGTCGTTCGACCCGCGCCCGAACGCGATCCGCTTCCGCGTCCGGCCGCGTCGCGAGGCCGTGCTCCACGACTGGTGGGCGGGCTCGCGCGCGCCGCTCGTCTACCTGTCCTTCGGCTCCACGGCGGCCGGCAACGGCTTCTACCCGGACCTCTACCGGGAGGCGGCGGAGGCGCTGGGCGGCCTCGACGTCCGCGTGCTGATGACGCTCGGCACCGAGGTCGACCCCACCGCGCTCGGCCCGGTCCCGGCCAACGTGCACGTCGAACGCTGGGTGCCGCAGTCGGCGGTCATGCCCGAGGCGGCCGTCATGATCGGCCACGGCGGGTCGTCCTCGACGCTGGGCGCGATGGCGGCGGGCGTGCCGCTCGCGGCCCTCCCCCTCTACGCCGACCAGCCGCAGAACGCCGCGCGGGTGGCCGAGCTGGGCGCGGGCCTCGCGCTCGACGGCGCCGACGGCCTGGCGGAGGCGGTCAGCACGCTGATCGGCGACCCGTTCTACCGCGACCACGCGCGCCTCGTGGCGGACGAGATCGCCCGCCACACGCTGGTCGACGACGCGCCGCTGTTCCTCCGCCGCGAGGCGGTTGCGGCGTAA
- a CDS encoding PfkB family carbohydrate kinase, whose amino-acid sequence MTRFAVVGHVEWIEFGRFSHVPEPGEIIDATEWFSEAAGSAAVVAVQLAKLSGDVDFFTALGDDWRGRAARERLEALGVRVHAAPRDAMQRWGFVHLDDDGERTISIVGERHVPHGADDVPWERIDGADAVFVSGGDHAAMQQARRGRLLVATPRAVDTLAGIQLDALVGSGKDRLEQVDPETLDPPPKLIITTAGKEGGTWHGAEQREGRFEAAELPGPLVDEYGAGDTFAAGVTYGLGRGWDPDRTLAFAARAGAANLTGRGPYEGQLTSAES is encoded by the coding sequence ATGACCCGGTTCGCCGTGGTGGGCCACGTCGAGTGGATCGAGTTCGGGCGGTTCAGCCACGTGCCCGAGCCGGGCGAGATCATCGACGCGACCGAGTGGTTCTCCGAGGCCGCGGGCAGCGCGGCGGTGGTCGCGGTGCAGCTCGCGAAGCTGTCCGGCGACGTCGACTTCTTCACCGCGCTGGGCGACGACTGGCGCGGCCGGGCGGCGCGCGAGCGGCTCGAGGCGCTCGGCGTCCGGGTCCACGCGGCGCCGCGTGACGCCATGCAGCGCTGGGGCTTCGTCCACCTCGACGACGACGGCGAGCGCACGATCTCGATCGTCGGCGAGCGCCACGTCCCGCACGGTGCCGACGACGTGCCCTGGGAGCGGATCGACGGCGCCGACGCCGTCTTCGTCTCCGGCGGCGACCACGCCGCGATGCAGCAGGCACGGCGCGGCCGGCTGCTCGTCGCCACGCCCCGCGCGGTGGACACGCTCGCCGGCATCCAGCTCGACGCGCTCGTCGGCTCGGGTAAGGACCGGCTCGAGCAGGTCGACCCCGAGACACTCGACCCGCCGCCGAAGCTGATCATCACCACCGCCGGCAAGGAAGGCGGCACCTGGCACGGCGCCGAGCAGCGTGAGGGCCGCTTCGAGGCCGCCGAGCTGCCCGGCCCGCTGGTCGACGAGTACGGGGCGGGTGACACGTTCGCGGCGGGCGTGACCTACGGCCTGGGTCGCGGCTGGGACCCGGACCGCACCCTCGCCTTCGCCGCCCGCGCGGGCGCCGCGAACCTCACCGGCCGCGGCCCCTACGAGGGCCAGCTCACCTCCGCCGAAAGTTAA